The region GGTGATCAATGAGGTGACAGATGTCGCAGCCAGATCACTCTCACATCCAAGTGCTTCCTTTCTTGAGTTATATAAGACAAATGTAGGGTACTACACTTGCCTAAAGgattcaaaacagaaaaagattaaTTAAAGAAAAGACTTATATTTTTATCACATCATGCTGGTCTACTTGTATTCCACAAGTTCAATAAGGAGAAAAAGGACATGTTTTTACCCATCTGTCAACAGATGGGTGGTGGGTGGGTTAAGTGATAACTGAGCTTTGTCTGTGGAGTTCCGTTTATTCTCAGTTCATCTGTTGTGTACTCCATCTTATAGTgggttaattattattttttttaataaagaaatgctctttgggcggtgcctgtggttcaaaggagtagggcgctggtcccatatgccagaggtggtgggttcaaacccagcccggaccaaaaaaaacaaaacagaaagaagtgCTCTTTTATTCTCAGTAGTTAAGAAAATGGAGTAGGCTCCTTTTCTCCTGgagggttaaaagaaaaaagataatggaaTAGAGATTGAAGATTCCtgatctgaaatccaaaatgctctaaaatttGAAACTTTGGGGGTCTTGATATGACCACCAAAGGAAATGCTTATTGGAGCATTTTAGATTTCAGGTTTTTGGATTAGGGACATTCAGCTGGTTTGGattatgcaaatatttcaaaatctaaaataCTTTTGGTCCCAAGTGTTTCAGATAAGAGATACTAACCTATGATGTGTTGAAATTTAATCAAGAtccttttaattaataaaatgtaagatagggtggcacctgtggctcagtgagtagggtgccggccctatatgctgagggtggcgggttcaaactgcaacaacaaaaaaaatagcccggcattgtggtgggcgcctatattcccagatgctcgggaggctgagacaagagaaccgcctaagcccaagagttagaggttgctgtgagccatgtgacgccagggcactctaccgagggtggtacagtgagactctgtctctacaaaaaaaaaaaagaaagaaaaaaaaataaaatgtaagataaAATTACATGTTTTTGAAATTTCTGGAATCCATGAATTTTTCTGCTCATACCTCGTAGGCTAAAATTAAAGCGAtgatttgatttccatttgctcaCAGCTTTGTTTGCTGGCCAAATGCTTTAAGCCTGCTCTGCCGTATCTTGATGTGGACATGATGGACATCTGTAAAGAGAATGGAGCCTATGATGCGAAGCACTTTTTATGTTACTACTATTATGGGGGAATGATCTATACTGGGCTGAAGAACTTTGAAAGAGCACTCTACTTTTATGAACAGGTAGGTAATGATCTCTCTCCCCTTGAGATTGTCTTGAACTCTAGTGATGAAAAACATGTTCCCTTAGGTTTAGAGCTGGAGTGGATTAATCCCAGAGCCTTTGAGTGTCTTCACTCAGAGGTCCTTTCAAAGACTGATTTTCTGTGATCATGTAAGTGGTAGTAACTTGCTTCTGAAGTTGAAGAGAAGAGCAGTAATGGATAGCTTCTAATCTAGGCTTTGCCACTTACACCCTATTTTGGGGTAAGTTATGACATCTCTTAACCTTTTTAGGGAGGATTGAACTGAATGAACTTTGATGTGTCTTCTTATTCTAAaactgtgttttgtgttttgttaagTCTTATATATTTTGATCAGTATAACATTCTCATGATTTAAAATTCAAAGGATATTAAGTAGTACATAGTGAAAAGTCCCTGACACCCTTGTCTGTGTCTGTGTAATGGTCACTGATCACATAGTTTGGTATAATATTTTGGAGGCTTACTGTCTGGAAAAGAGATATATAATACTGATTAATACCAGTGTTTAATTTGTAGCATGTATTAAGTAAAGGATTCTAAGCATTGGAAGAGCTCTCAGTTTGGTTGTAATTCTGACACACGACACACATACGTATATGTGGCAGTGCCACAGTGAGTAGTCGATGAGCTTTGCTGAGGGCACCTGTGGAGGGCCGCTATTTGTGCTATTAGGCAGGCGCAGTGTCATTAAAGGACGTGTCCCCAGTCAGgtaaaaatcttcaaagtactTCTCTTTAAGATTGCACATTCAGAAAAACAGTACAACCATACTTGATAGCCACTGAATGCATTATCATAGCAAAGTATTGATCTTGAAATACAAAGGTGATGTGGGCATTAAAGAGGCAGGAAGGTATATAGTACGCTCAGGAAATATTTCTATGACAAATAGTTAcaatattcaaaacatttttttttttgtagagacagtctcactttatggccctcggtagagtgccgtggcctcacacagctcacagctgggctccaactcctgggcttaagcgattctcttgcctcagcctcctgagtagctgggactacaggcgcccaccacaacgcccggctatgttttggttgcagtttggccggggccgggcttgaacccgccaccctcggtatatggggccggtgctctaccgactgagccacaggcgctgccacattTTTGATGTCTATAGGTATAATCCTTTTGTCTGAAAATATACTTATTCCCTAATTTTGACCTAATGACAGCATTGTCTAGTATTAGTCTCCTTCATAcagctgtgttttttattttttggtggggAGATTTTGAGAGACATTGTCTCAGTCTGGTCAccggctggagtgcaatggcatgaccatagctcactgaccgtgaactcctgggctcaaatgatcctctctcCCTAGCTTCCTGAGCAACTGGTGGTGTACACCAccattcccagctaattttttaatttttgtagagacgcgGTTTTAATGCATTGCCCacgttggtcttgaactcctcctcgtctcaagtgatcctcccaccttggcctcccaacgtgctaggagtatagacatgagccaccacattcagctaCAACTGTGTTTTAATGGTATCATTGCAGTTGCAGATGATTGTTAATATCTTAATTtcagaaagtgatttttttttttacagctttaaGAAGAAATTCCAAAAGAAGGAATATAGAGAAAAATTCAGATCATATAGCActgtataaaacaaaaactaaaaatagcttCATTTTCTCAGATCAACATTCTTAGTTTACTAGTTCTTAGTTAATGGGAATTCAAGTTGattatagtatttaaaaattaaaagtgttgcagtgggaatctttttttttttttttgagacagtctcactatattgccctcagtagagtgccatggcgtcactgctcacagcaacctcaaactcttgggcttaagtgattctcttgcctgagcttcccacgtagctgggaccataggtgcccaccacaatgcctagctattttttgttgtagtgtcattgtttagctggtccaggctgggttcgaacccgccagccttggtgtatgtgactggtgccataaccactgtgctatcggCACTGAGTCTGCAGTGGGAATCATTGTACATGTGCTTTGATGCACGTACATGAGTGgttctgtagctcaaaggagtgcCTCATAGGCTCAGTGATTTGGGTTTTGATATGTAAGACGTAGGCTGATATGAATGAGTATGgtagttttcaattcttttataaATCTGATGAAAGGAAGTGAAAAGGTACCCACAAAATGAGATATTTGTGGATCATATTTCTGATGAGGAACTTGTATCCAGACTATATAAAGCCCTCttacaattcaacaataaaaataccaaaatttaaaagtggacaagagatttgaatagatacttctctgaggaagatataCAAACCCTAACCTTATtgtggccaataagcacatgaaaagatgcttattaTCATTAGTTATTAAGGAAATACCAGTTAAAACCACAGTGTGATATGGTTCATACATACCTTATATGGCTAAGATTTAAGAAGATAGCCAATAACAGGTGTTGAGAATCTGGAGAAGTTAGAACCCTTATAATTGTTGATGGAgttgtaaaatggtgcagtcacAATTTGATAGTTCTTCACAATGTTAAACATAGTCACTATATGACCAaacaatttcacttctaggaatatacccaagagaaatgaagacatatccacacaaaaacataATACACCAGTGTTCATAGCAGTATTCAAAATAGCCAGAAggtaaaaacaatacaaatgtgCATCAGTGGAGGACTGGATAaacagtggggcggcgcctgtggctcagttggtagggcgccggccccatatgccgagggtgacaggttcaagcccggccccggccaaactgcaaccaaaaaatagccaggcgttgtggcgggcgcctatagtcccagctacttgggaggctgaggcaggagaatcgcttaagcccaggagttggaggttgctgtgggctgtgtgaggccatagcactctaccgagggccatggggtgagactctgtctctataaaaaaaaacaaaaacaaagtgtgatatatacacacagtgAAGTGTTATTCAAccgtaaaaaggaatgaagtatccatatatactacaacatggatgaactttgaaaacactAGATTGAATTAAAGAAGCCAATcaacaaaagaccacatatttgTATGAAGagtctatagagacagaaagtagatttgtGCTTGTCTGGTCCTGGAGACGAGGAGACAATGGGAAATGACTGCTAAGGTAGGAGCTTCTCTTTGGGGCAGGGGTCAGGTGAAAATTAGGTATTGGTGATTGTTTTGCAACATAATGAATATACTAGAATCCACAGACTTATATAATTGAATATACTATGTGAATTATATAGCTGCTATAAAAATAATGGGCTGTTTAATGTCAGTACTATTGCTTTATAATTAAAGTGACACATGTGGTTAATGGTTATCATTAGTTATTAAGGTTAATGGCCTTTTGTTCCTGCAGCATGTTCTGTCTTCACACTAAATAttcttctcttgctcaggctataaCTACTCCTGCCATGGCAGTCAGTCATATCATGTTGGAATCATATAAGAAGTATATTTTAGTGTCTTTGATATTACTGGGAAAAGTACAACAGCTACCAAAATATACATCTCAAATTGTGGGTAGATTCATTaaggtaagtttttaaaataaaatgatagcaaTTTCTTATATGAGCATGTTCAGTACATAAAGAAATTATAATGATAtagttctttaattttattgtatagtGAGTTTGCTCTCTTTGTAGTTTCAAATTAGTAGATATTTCTTAAATGTCCTCTGGGAGCTGCAGTCAAGTCAGAATCACTTAACTCCATTCCAGTCCATATTAATCTGGTCACCTGATTGACATAGATTATTACTCAGGAACCTGTTTTCCAACTTCTGCTCTAGGTACTTAACAGCTCTTGTAGCTGTGCTTGTTTAAGCTCCTGTaagtgttgacttttttttttttttaatttcttcattatgtTTTagccaaaatataggaaaaacagTGCTGCTTTGATTGAACTCTCAGTTTGCACAAGTATTTGAAATCTTATTAGAGCTCTTGAATGAAGGTCTCTGCTCATTAAACTTTTACTTCACTTCTCACTGACAACTCTACTttgaaaccatttttaaaaatataactcttggctcggtgccagtagctcaagcggctacggcgccagccacatacacctgagctggcgggtttgaatccagcccaggcccgccaaacaataatgacggctgcaaccaaaaaatagctgggcattgtggcgggtgcctatagtcccagctacttgggaagcagaggcaggagaattgcttgagccaaggagttggaggttcctgggagctgtgaagccatggcactctacctaggatgacagcttgaggctctgtctcaaaaaacgaaacaaaacaaaagtataaCTCTtgctttacaattttttaaatacaagctCAGGATTTAACACAAATttagcagtacaaaagtgttagGGGGTCATATTCATTTTGATAACAATTTTACCCTTATTGTCTTTGTCCAGAACTCAGAATTTTAAGATACCAATCAGAGCTTCTTCCTAAAGAGAAGATTTTCATGTTTACTTACAGAAGCTAGTGTCCGTAAGGTTAAGAGCCTTGTTGTGGTTCTAAGGGATATAGGCTGCTTAGTCATAGTCAGGGAAGAGGGGAAAAGGATTCTCACAGAAAAGTGAGGGGGAAGGCAGGGCAGGCTTAGGGCAGCCTAACTCAGATCATTTTAGAGAACTCCCATGAGTCCTTCTGGTGAGCCCTGAGCTGGCCTGTTTTATGCTTTTATAAAGTAGTATTTTCATGGCTTAAGGACATCATTAATAAGATTGATGATTTATTTATGATACTGTAAATGTCAAAGAGAACCCGAGACTTAGAGGTGGGTTTAGATTCAGTTTCTACCTGTTGGTGGTTCTCCTCAGGACCCCTCCATATTCCCTTGGGCCGCTGCcctaatttcttaatatttaacttagaggataatgtatataaaatgtctAAAGCACTTAGGCTCTTAGTAGGTCTGCAGCCACTGCTAGTCTTTCTTCTTGGTAATGGAAGTATGAGATTGTACCATTGAATCAGGTGAGAAGGGGGTATGTGAGTGAGAGTTAGGAATAATGgacattttgccttcttttttccgCAGTATAATTTATCAGTAGAAAAAGATAGAACCACTGATAAAGACTTGCATGCCTTCATTAAATTCAGTGGGCTTTCACCCGCTGTACCATCATTTACTCTGCAGTCCAAAATTTTGTTGACAGTTACTCCATAGTGAAGTCTTAAAACCTAGGTATTTGCTTTGGGTAAATTATAATTTGTTAGGTAATAATATGTTGTTACTTACAACAATATCATAGCTcatatagcaacctccaactcctgggcttaagcgagtctcttgcttccacctctcaagtagctgggactacaggtgcccaccacaatgcccagctattttttttggttgtagccattattgttgttcagcaggcccaggctggattcgaacctgctagctcaggtgtatgtggctggcgccttagccgcttgagccacaggtgctgagctggaatgtactttcttaaaatacattattttttaaaaattattattatttttttgcttcttgTGAAAATCTGAGTCTTCTgaaattttaatctttctttcttttttttttttgcctccttcAAACTGTTAGCCTCTTAGCAATGCATACCATGAGTTAGCACAAGTTTATTCAACCAATAACCCTTCAGAGCTTCGAAACTTGGTGAACAAGCACAGTGAAACTTTCACTCGTGATAACAACATGGGACTGGTGAAGCAATGCTTGTCATCtctttataagaagaatattcAGAGGctaacaaaggtaaggaaagtgCCACACTTAGATGGCATCTCCTGACTCCCCACGGccttatttctcttctctcttttcagtGCAGAGGAAGGAGATATAGGGATGAAGTATAGCAGAATGTCAGTACTAAGAAGAGCTCCCTCTTGTAATTGGTTTCTTAAAAAGAGGATAATTTATACCTTTTGGTATTTTAAGGGCGAGGGCAGGGTATTTGAGAAGAGGAGCAGGGAAAGGGGACAGAAAGGTAGAAAACAGGACTACCCTGCACAACAGAGAAAGGTGACCTTAGAGAGCCAGCCTGCTCCAGACTGGTAGGTGTGGCACACTGGTGACATGACCTTAACC is a window of Nycticebus coucang isolate mNycCou1 chromosome 18, mNycCou1.pri, whole genome shotgun sequence DNA encoding:
- the COPS3 gene encoding COP9 signalosome complex subunit 3 isoform X3, with protein sequence MQMNTNQLTSIHADLCQLCLLAKCFKPALPYLDVDMMDICKENGAYDAKHFLCYYYYGGMIYTGLKNFERALYFYEQAITTPAMAVSHIMLESYKKYILVSLILLGKVQQLPKYTSQIVGRFIKPLSNAYHELAQVYSTNNPSELRNLVNKHSETFTRDNNMGLVKQCLSSLYKKNIQRLTKTFLTLSLQDMASRVQLSGPQEAEKYVLHMIEDGEIFASINQKDGMVSFHDNPEKYNNPAMLHNIDQEMLKCIELDERLKAMDQEITVNPQFVQKSMGSQEDDSGNKPSSYS